From Maylandia zebra isolate NMK-2024a linkage group LG11, Mzebra_GT3a, whole genome shotgun sequence, one genomic window encodes:
- the LOC101472030 gene encoding CKLF-like MARVEL transmembrane domain-containing protein 7 has translation MSHTVITTTTTTRTSGESGLNLGYTQTIPGLLKIGQLISLLIAFLCVFCTRGWPSWPAFQYFEVVTLWFLVAFLIFFLMHLCRLQTRMPCINWPLTEFFHYSVGCILILIASIIASANSGGVSALVAGSVFGFIATFLMAVNLWTSYSVACGPQSAM, from the exons ATGTCTCACACCGTCATCACCACGACAACAACCACCAGGACATCCGGGGAGAGCGGCCTGAACCTGGGCTACACCCAGACCATCCCGGGACTGCTCAAGATCGGACAGCTG ATCTCCCTGCTCATCgccttcctgtgtgtgttctgcACTCGCGGCTGGCCCAGCTGGCCGGCCTTCCAGTACTTCGAGGTGGTGACGCTGTGGTTCCTCGTAGCCTTCCTCATCTTCTTCCTCATGCACCTGTGCAGGCTGCAGACGAGGATGCCCTGCATCAACTGGCCGCTGACG GAGTTCTTCCATTACTCTGTGGGATGCATCCTCATCCTCATCGCCTCCATCATCGCCTCGGCGAATAGCGGTGGAGTTTCAGCGCTGGTGGCCGGATCG GTGTTTGGATTCATAGCGACGTTCCTGATGGCCGTGAACTTGTGGACGTCTTACAGCGTGGCTTGTGGGCCTCAGTCTG CCATGTAA